One Dysidea avara chromosome 7, odDysAvar1.4, whole genome shotgun sequence genomic region harbors:
- the LOC136259721 gene encoding uncharacterized protein, whose protein sequence is MELREEDIPGASLRGREPNELKIPELKRWLACRGAPLKGKKADLVARVKAYIQYGWADTLVDPDNVSATSDESYGAPDTSDWVDIKQFYTSPDTVPNFTNAQIVSYFVTRQVCDTRLCGDFKAINKSAMNLFRCGHLQQVEVFNTHDTLWLRAYCLPEMKKDITYKVELSILNGKWEISGAICRCPAGKGPAATCKHIGALCYLFQSFCENGTMPEFFTCTQRLQEWGQSRARKLDARPVTDLKEHKIKINAVNLNQRESSRTPSNFDPRPLHLRSASTKALDILRADLLSFNQPSAFNSVLVPCPERALRDHSYSRKPEGDTPDSATEAAQQPPTPAICLLSASEMRERCVVVKEGLQVSSSVRQQIEEATRLQSQCYLWYEVRQKRITGYKCGQILRQKTRTPALLKSVLYSKPLIPLPVPIKWGQEHEAVAREAYVKTMQLSGHTTIAVKLAGFIIHPREGWFGSSPDGVVIDSVDSIYKGLLEVKCPYTKRDVSPTEACKDPNFYCYIADDGKFTLKRCHQYYDQVQLQLYVSSDLCEWCDFCVYTTKGLMIERIYSDSEWVNRAIPQLNDYFECEMLPEIVYPLYKSSYYL, encoded by the exons ATGGAGCTACGAGAGGAGGACATTCCTGGTGCTTCATTGCGTGGTCGGGAGCCTAACGAATTGAAAATCCCAGAATTGAAGCGTTGGTTGGCGTGTAGAGGCGCTCCATTGAAAGGCAAGAAGGCGGATTTAGTAGCCAG GGTGaaagcatacatacagtatggttGGGCAGACACCCTAGTGGATCCGGACAATGTTTCTGCTACTAGTGATGAAAGCTATGGAGCACCAGATACCAGTGATTGGGTCGACATCAAACAATTTTATACTTCACCAGACACTGTTCCCAATTTTACCAATGCACAGATCGTCAGTTACTTTGTAACACGGCAAGTTTGTGATACACGCCTTTGTGGTGATTTTAAGGCTATCAACAAATCAGCTATGAATCTTTTCCGTTGTGGCCACCTTCAGCAAGTGGAAGTATTCAACACCCATGATACATTGTGGCTGCGAGCATACTGTCTTCCAGAGATGAAGAAAGATATAACCTATAAGGTTGAATTGTCTATTTTGAATGGGAAATGGGAAATTTCTGGTGCTATATGTAGATGTCCAGCTGGGAAAGGACCTGCTGCTACATGTAAACATATTGGTGCCCTTTGTTATTTGTTTCAAAGCTTCTGTGAAAATGGGACAATGCCAGAATTTTTTACATGTACTCAACGTCTACAAGAATGGGGTCAATCAAGAGCAAGGAAGCTAGATGCTAGGCCAGTAACTGATCTGAAGGAAcacaaaattaaaataaatgCAGTCAATTTAAATCAGCGAGAGAGCTCTCGTACTCCTTCTAATTTTGATCCAAGACCTCTGCATTTACGTTCTGCCAGTACCAAAGCCCTTGATATCCTTAGAGCAGATTTGCTCAGTTTCAACCAGCCTTCAGCATTTAATAGTGTACTTGTTCCTTGCCCCGAGAGAGCTCTACGTGATCATTCCTATAGCAGAAAGCCAGAGGGAGACACTCCTGATTCTGCAACAGAAGCTGCACAGCAACCTCCTACACCAGCAATTTGCCTTCTCAGTGCCAGTGAAATGAGAGAGAGATGTGTCGTTGTGAAAGAAGGGCTGCAAGTTAGCAGTAGTGTAAGACAGCAGATTGAAGAGGCTACCCGTTTGCAGTCACAATGCTATCTATGGTATGAAGTAAGACAGAAAAGAATTACAGGATATAAGTGTGGACAGATTTTGAGGCAGAAGACAAGAACCCCTGCACTACTGAAGTCAGTGTTGTACAGTAAGCCACTTATTCCCCTTCCTGTACCAATAAAATGGGGACAAGAACATGAAGCTGTGGCACGTGAAGCATACGTAAAAACTATGCAACTAAGTGGCCATACCACAATAGCAGTAAAGCTGGCAGGTTTTATTATTCACCCACGAGAGGGATGGTTTGGTTCATCTCCAGATGGAGTTGTTATTGACAGTGTAGACAGTATTTACAAGGGACTCCTTGAAGTCAAATGCCCGTATACGAAGAGGGATGTATCTCCAACAGAAGCATGCAAAGATCCTAACTTCTACTGTTACATAGCTGATGATGGGAAATTTACTTTGAAAAGGTGTCACCAGTATTATGATCAAGTTCAGCTACAGCTGTATGTATCATCCGACTTGTGTGAATGGTGTGACTTTTGCGTCTATACCACCAAGGGGTTAATGATCGAACGTATATATTCTGACAGTGAATGGGTTAACAGAgcaatcccacaattaaatgaTTACTTTGAGTGTGAAATGTTACCGGAAATAGTGTATCCATTGTACAAATCTTCATATTACTTATAA